One Phycisphaera mikurensis NBRC 102666 DNA window includes the following coding sequences:
- a CDS encoding YfcC family protein, translated as MTDTSESSGFQMPPALLIVASIVVLAALATLVLPRGSFERQEQTFGNLVEHVVAAGDTRESVAASFGVPVGNVRGEGPLVAGETIRVAEAGGLTREAVVPGSYPAEGSTDRGPLLEEAETALGNAALAPVAGFQDKADIIAFVLLLGGAFGIMLATGALDRLLAWAVLSVGQGWGRWLVVPISMTLFSLGGAVFGMGESTIAFVLITVPLALRLGFDTVTGVCMCYLASQVGFGGAFFNPFTVGIAQAIAEVPYLSGNGVRYVVWTLATATAIAFVSWHAVRVSRDPRLSPTFALDEASRKKLAADDDGSEAKPPSVRDFGVLACVFGSVGLTAYGVQALGWWIPEMAACFVVLGVVAGSIAGSSPRAIVEEFVEGAKLMVEPCLIIAVSAGIVFVLQEGRVLDTILYALAQPLQAMGPGLAAIGMMGMQGGLNFFVPSGSGQAAMTMPIVAPLCDLVGMDRQVGVLAFQFGDGFGNLIIPTSAVLMGVLGVARVDWGAWLKWVWPLVLALHVLGAVVLVVVTYGPEAWLR; from the coding sequence ATGACCGACACCTCCGAATCTTCCGGCTTCCAGATGCCGCCGGCGCTGCTGATCGTCGCCTCGATCGTGGTGCTCGCGGCGCTCGCCACGCTCGTGCTCCCGCGCGGGAGCTTCGAGCGGCAGGAGCAGACCTTCGGCAACCTCGTCGAGCACGTCGTCGCGGCCGGCGACACCCGTGAGAGCGTCGCGGCTTCCTTCGGCGTGCCGGTCGGGAACGTCCGCGGCGAGGGGCCGCTGGTCGCCGGCGAGACGATCCGCGTGGCGGAAGCCGGCGGGCTCACCCGCGAGGCGGTCGTGCCCGGCAGCTACCCCGCCGAGGGCTCCACCGACCGCGGGCCGCTGCTGGAGGAAGCCGAAACGGCGCTGGGCAACGCGGCGCTCGCCCCGGTCGCCGGTTTCCAGGACAAGGCCGACATCATCGCCTTCGTGCTGCTGCTCGGCGGAGCCTTCGGGATCATGCTCGCCACCGGTGCGCTCGATCGGCTGCTCGCCTGGGCGGTGCTGTCGGTGGGGCAGGGCTGGGGCCGCTGGCTGGTGGTGCCGATCTCGATGACGCTGTTCTCGCTGGGCGGGGCGGTCTTCGGCATGGGCGAGAGCACGATCGCCTTCGTGCTCATCACCGTGCCGCTGGCCCTGCGCCTGGGCTTCGACACCGTCACCGGCGTGTGCATGTGCTACCTCGCCAGCCAGGTCGGCTTCGGCGGGGCCTTCTTCAACCCCTTCACCGTGGGCATCGCCCAGGCCATCGCCGAGGTGCCGTACCTCTCCGGCAACGGCGTTCGCTACGTCGTCTGGACGCTGGCGACGGCGACGGCCATCGCCTTCGTCAGCTGGCACGCCGTGCGGGTGAGCCGCGACCCGCGCCTCTCGCCGACCTTCGCCCTCGACGAGGCGAGCCGGAAGAAGCTCGCCGCGGACGACGACGGTTCCGAGGCGAAACCGCCCTCGGTCCGCGACTTCGGCGTGCTGGCCTGCGTCTTCGGCAGCGTCGGGCTCACCGCCTACGGCGTGCAGGCACTCGGCTGGTGGATCCCCGAGATGGCCGCGTGCTTCGTCGTGCTCGGCGTCGTCGCCGGGTCGATCGCCGGCAGTTCGCCGCGGGCGATCGTGGAGGAGTTCGTCGAGGGGGCGAAGCTCATGGTCGAGCCGTGCCTGATCATCGCCGTGTCGGCGGGCATCGTCTTCGTGCTGCAGGAGGGCCGCGTGCTCGACACGATCCTCTACGCGCTCGCCCAGCCGCTGCAGGCGATGGGCCCGGGGCTGGCGGCCATCGGCATGATGGGCATGCAGGGGGGCCTGAACTTCTTCGTGCCCTCGGGCAGCGGGCAGGCGGCGATGACGATGCCCATCGTCGCCCCGCTCTGCGACCTGGTCGGCATGGACCGCCAGGTCGGCGTGCTCGCCTTCCAGTTCGGCGACGGCTTCGGCAACCTGATCATCCCCACATCCGCCGTGCTCATGGGCGTCCTGGGCGTCGCCCGCGTCGACTGGGGGGCGTGGCTGAAGTGGGTCTGGCCGCTGGTCCTCGCCCTGCACGTCCTGGGCGCCGTCGTTTTGGTCGTCGTCACGTACGGACCCGAGGCGTGGCTGCGGTGA
- a CDS encoding M14 family metallopeptidase produces the protein MLARPALRSPAAQRRGILAALGSFLLIAWAAAPAATARAEGRVTTSAAMEERLATFAGVPGFAVETIGESVEGIPIRAVVAIPRARMAVRHRVLLVGAQHGDEHAGKEAILNLLGDLAAGDLLLPPGVELHAIPMANPDGVDADRRRNAAGFDLNRDHALLSQPETRALHAYAARVRPTVVVDCHEFTRDSGSYADRGWGEWPLIMLDGANSPLLPGGVLELGLGWVEAAVEPMAEAGFAYQRYLVGGPPPENEIRPSTLDADDARNGLSFFGGLGFIIESGVKRSAGDPQADLPERVAAYRVLLDRFVTDTERLEETRATLARLHAEPLGETIVTNALWARTEPGAVPYPVVDLASGETVRVPALRFATERVIKGQATKPAGYAVPAAHAEAWADLLAAHAVPFERLEEPRSVSAEATELVRVEEAYDPVHDRYGGRQVVAGIPAAEVTLDVGSLLVDLAALPDPLTRRRAVAVLEPRQLYGLSQWPRWRAMIGDDRLSPVLRVMAE, from the coding sequence ATGCTCGCTCGCCCCGCCCTCCGAAGCCCCGCTGCGCAACGGCGCGGCATTCTCGCCGCCCTCGGGTCCTTCCTGCTCATCGCTTGGGCAGCGGCCCCGGCCGCCACCGCCCGAGCCGAGGGCCGCGTCACGACCTCCGCCGCGATGGAGGAGCGGCTGGCGACCTTCGCGGGCGTGCCGGGCTTCGCGGTCGAGACGATCGGCGAGTCGGTGGAAGGAATCCCGATCCGCGCCGTCGTCGCGATCCCGCGGGCCCGGATGGCGGTCCGCCACCGCGTGCTTCTCGTCGGGGCCCAGCACGGCGACGAGCACGCCGGCAAGGAGGCGATCCTCAACCTGCTCGGCGACCTCGCCGCCGGCGACCTGCTGCTGCCGCCCGGCGTCGAGCTGCACGCGATCCCGATGGCCAACCCCGACGGCGTCGACGCGGACCGGCGCCGGAACGCGGCCGGCTTCGACCTCAACCGCGACCACGCGCTGCTCTCCCAGCCCGAGACGCGGGCGCTGCACGCGTACGCCGCCCGCGTGCGGCCGACGGTCGTCGTCGACTGCCACGAGTTCACCCGCGACAGCGGCTCCTACGCCGACCGCGGCTGGGGCGAGTGGCCGCTGATCATGTTGGACGGCGCGAACAGCCCGCTGCTTCCCGGGGGCGTCCTGGAGCTCGGCCTCGGCTGGGTGGAGGCGGCCGTGGAGCCCATGGCCGAGGCGGGCTTCGCCTACCAGCGCTACCTCGTGGGCGGCCCGCCGCCGGAGAACGAGATCCGCCCGAGCACGCTCGACGCCGACGACGCCCGCAACGGCCTGTCGTTCTTCGGAGGCCTCGGATTCATCATCGAGAGCGGCGTGAAGCGGTCCGCCGGGGACCCCCAGGCCGACCTGCCCGAGCGGGTGGCCGCGTACCGCGTCCTGCTCGATCGCTTCGTCACCGACACCGAGCGGCTGGAGGAAACGCGGGCCACCCTCGCCCGCCTGCACGCCGAGCCCCTCGGCGAGACGATCGTGACCAACGCCCTCTGGGCGCGGACCGAGCCCGGCGCGGTGCCCTACCCGGTCGTCGACCTCGCCAGCGGGGAGACGGTCCGCGTCCCGGCGCTGCGATTCGCGACCGAGCGCGTCATCAAGGGCCAGGCGACGAAGCCCGCCGGCTACGCCGTCCCCGCCGCGCACGCCGAGGCCTGGGCCGACCTGCTCGCCGCCCACGCGGTGCCCTTCGAGCGGCTGGAGGAGCCGCGGAGCGTCAGCGCCGAGGCCACGGAGCTCGTCCGCGTGGAGGAGGCGTACGACCCGGTCCACGACCGCTACGGCGGCCGCCAGGTCGTCGCAGGCATCCCCGCCGCGGAGGTCACGCTGGACGTCGGCTCCCTTCTCGTCGACCTCGCCGCCCTGCCCGACCCCCTCACCCGCCGCCGCGCGGTCGCCGTCCTCGAACCCCGCCAGCTCTACGGCCTCTCGCAGTGGCCGCGGTGGCGGGCGATGATCGGCGACGACCGCCTGTCGCCCGTGCTGCGGGTGATGGCAGAATGA